Proteins encoded by one window of Vibrio panuliri:
- a CDS encoding phosphoethanolamine transferase: MKKRISRLSFSYFSVTCLLAFYFAVVLNLPIYKELEHIFSQMETVKLGFIISIPFFFWAALNLIFTLFSWPYITKPFFSILLILSALVSYAGFNYGTIFDTNMITNIMQTDSGEASAYLSVYSVVWLLVLGVLPAIGLMSVPIKAQSWLKLIGLKLVSILISVLVIVAIAGLYFQDYASVGRNNSYLKHVIIPTQFVGATVKYVKQTYFNTPIVYKNIGLDAHQSSQALTQAKDKPTLLVLVVGETARSQNYQLNGYSRPTNPYTDKLDVVSFQDVRSCGTATAVSLPCMFSILTHDNYDHDVAVNQDNVIDILKRAGIGMVWEDDDGGDKTVADHIARQMMNRHRVDATCDGDTCYDMVLLENFDENVAKLSGNRMIALHLIGSHGPTYYKRYPPEMAVFQPDCPRADIENCTEEQILNSYDNTIRYTDYVLSQLIERLSQLEDKYNTALIYLSDHGESLGEGGIFLHGAPYAIAPDYQTTVPFIVWLSPEFQAVKQIDYDCLKQVAKRKKTHSHDNLFHSLLGIMDVSTQVYQPKLDIFSRCRVAN; the protein is encoded by the coding sequence ATGAAGAAACGTATAAGTCGCTTATCTTTTTCATATTTTTCCGTGACATGTTTGCTCGCATTCTACTTTGCTGTTGTGCTTAACCTACCAATTTACAAAGAGTTAGAGCATATATTTAGTCAGATGGAAACGGTGAAACTGGGGTTTATCATTTCCATTCCTTTTTTCTTCTGGGCGGCGCTTAACCTTATTTTTACTCTGTTTAGTTGGCCTTACATCACCAAGCCGTTTTTTTCTATCTTGCTGATTCTATCTGCGTTAGTCAGCTACGCTGGGTTTAACTACGGTACTATCTTTGATACCAACATGATCACCAATATCATGCAAACGGATAGTGGTGAGGCAAGTGCTTACTTAAGTGTCTATTCGGTCGTTTGGTTGCTTGTCTTAGGAGTATTACCTGCTATTGGGCTGATGTCGGTGCCTATCAAAGCTCAGTCTTGGTTAAAGTTGATTGGTCTAAAGTTAGTTTCAATACTGATTTCAGTCTTGGTTATTGTCGCGATTGCAGGGTTATATTTTCAGGATTACGCCTCAGTTGGTCGAAATAATAGCTACTTAAAGCATGTGATTATCCCAACTCAGTTTGTAGGGGCGACAGTAAAATATGTTAAGCAGACGTATTTTAATACCCCAATCGTCTATAAGAATATTGGCTTGGATGCGCATCAATCGTCTCAAGCACTAACCCAAGCAAAGGACAAACCGACGCTGCTGGTGTTGGTGGTTGGAGAGACGGCGCGCTCGCAAAACTATCAATTAAATGGCTATTCACGACCTACCAACCCGTATACCGATAAATTGGATGTTGTGTCATTTCAAGACGTACGTTCGTGTGGTACGGCAACTGCAGTTTCACTGCCTTGCATGTTCTCGATATTGACTCATGATAACTATGATCATGATGTGGCAGTAAACCAAGATAACGTTATCGATATCCTTAAACGAGCAGGGATTGGCATGGTATGGGAAGATGATGATGGCGGAGATAAGACCGTTGCCGACCATATTGCTCGTCAGATGATGAATCGTCATCGAGTTGACGCAACGTGCGATGGGGATACTTGCTATGACATGGTTTTATTGGAAAACTTCGATGAGAATGTCGCTAAGTTATCGGGCAATCGTATGATTGCTTTACATTTAATCGGCAGTCACGGACCCACCTATTATAAGCGTTATCCTCCAGAAATGGCCGTTTTTCAACCTGACTGCCCTCGTGCTGATATTGAAAACTGTACAGAAGAGCAGATTCTGAATAGTTACGACAATACGATTCGCTACACTGACTATGTGTTGAGTCAATTGATTGAACGCTTGAGTCAGTTAGAAGATAAGTACAACACAGCCCTAATATATTTATCTGATCATGGTGAGTCACTGGGTGAGGGCGGCATATTTTTGCATGGTGCGCCATATGCGATTGCCCCTGACTATCAAACGACAGTGCCGTTCATTGTTTGGTTGTCCCCAGAGTTTCAAGCAGTAAAACAGATAGACTACGATTGTTTAAAGCAAGTCGCTAAACGGAAGAAAACGCACTCGCATGACAACTTATTCCACTCTTTACTGGGAATCATGGATGTTAGCACGCAGGTTTATCAACCTAAGTTGGATATTTTCTCTCGCTGTCGGGTCGCAAATTAG
- a CDS encoding SPOR domain-containing protein has product MSLISKLWLISRSNFGAFPFVNRQRQIQYNKGQSTYMDIKMLPISATRAKLLTMMALGGACFTLPVSAEAFLCDATQASAQELPLLASSCPIGKGLWGKQQPRGDQSTFWIQCGVLSKPLSVDEAKLIYQHISTDVWAKIEGKNARCLIGPYQDFSTANKELKAVKKLQPYKEAFVREVVKGAPPVVEKTKLAPAVVSKSSTPKAATPARQSTTIIPPASSAKIEPIKTVPEKAAAKSDKLEISIRRELKVGNLHFKVPYLPFSDDQFYMEYDIPWNRLDFARANHVCQVLGMEVPNPQQWQTLLAADVMKSHQWPMYLPYWGADNSALFTSGRVTQTSGKSLLNVMCVK; this is encoded by the coding sequence ATGAGTTTGATTAGCAAATTATGGCTAATAAGTCGCTCTAATTTTGGCGCTTTTCCGTTCGTCAATCGCCAACGCCAGATACAATACAACAAAGGTCAATCAACCTATATGGATATTAAAATGCTGCCGATTTCTGCTACACGCGCCAAATTACTGACGATGATGGCGCTGGGTGGCGCTTGCTTTACTTTGCCTGTCAGTGCAGAGGCATTTCTGTGTGACGCAACTCAGGCATCTGCTCAAGAATTGCCGCTGCTGGCTTCTTCTTGCCCGATCGGCAAAGGCCTATGGGGTAAGCAGCAACCACGAGGCGATCAGTCTACGTTTTGGATTCAGTGTGGTGTGTTGTCCAAGCCCTTATCAGTAGATGAAGCGAAGTTAATTTATCAGCACATATCGACGGATGTATGGGCGAAAATTGAAGGTAAAAATGCGCGTTGCTTGATCGGACCTTATCAGGATTTTAGTACTGCAAATAAAGAGCTTAAAGCGGTTAAGAAACTGCAACCATACAAAGAAGCCTTTGTGCGTGAAGTCGTCAAAGGTGCTCCTCCGGTTGTTGAGAAAACCAAGCTCGCGCCAGCGGTGGTAAGTAAGTCGTCTACACCTAAAGCCGCGACGCCTGCTCGTCAATCTACAACTATCATTCCGCCCGCCAGTTCAGCGAAGATCGAACCAATAAAAACAGTGCCAGAAAAGGCTGCTGCTAAGTCCGATAAGTTGGAAATTTCGATTCGTCGTGAACTTAAAGTAGGCAACCTACATTTCAAAGTACCATATCTACCGTTTAGTGATGATCAGTTCTACATGGAATACGACATTCCGTGGAATCGCCTTGACTTTGCCAGAGCGAACCATGTTTGTCAGGTGTTAGGTATGGAAGTGCCAAATCCACAGCAATGGCAAACATTACTGGCTGCTGATGTGATGAAGAGTCACCAATGGCCAATGTATTTACCATATTGGGGGGCTGATAACTCTGCGTTGTTTACAAGTGGAAGAGTCACTCAAACATCCGGTAAATCGCTACTGAATGTGATGTGTGTGAAGTAA